The region AAGCAAGTGAAGCcacttcaacaggtaccacaTAAAACAGTGAACCCACCTCAAAAAGCACCACAAAAAACACTGAAcgcacttcaacaagtaccacagaaaccaatgGAAGTACCACAACAaacaccacagaaaccagtgaagccaccacAACAactaccacaaaaaccagtgaaaccacctcaacaggtaccactgaaaccactgaacccacctcaacaagtaccaccaaaaccactgaacccacctcaacaaccaCCACAAAAAGCAGTGAACCTACCTCAAcaattaccacagaaaccagtggaagtacctcaacaagcaccaccaaaaccagtgatcccacttcaacaagtaccacagaaaccagtacaaccacctcaacaagcaccacaaaaaccagtgaaaccacttcaacaggtaccacagacaCCAGTGCAACCACtgcaacaagcaccacaaaaaccagtgaacccacttcaacaaggactacagaaaccagcagaagtacctcaacaagcactaCCGAAATTAGTGATCCCACTtcaacaagcaccacagaaaccagtgaacccacatcaacaagcaccacagaaacccatctaaccacctcaacaagtaccattaaaaccagtgcaaccaccacaagcaccacagaaaccagtgaaagtccctcaacaagcaccacgcaaaccagtgaagccaccacgttcagtaccacagaaaccagcgaagccacctcaacaagtaccatgaAAACTAGTTATCCCACTTCATCCAGTACCACAGACACCAGTGAAAGACCCTCAACAAGCGCCACAAAAAACACTGAACACACTTCAACAATTACCCTaaaaaccagtggaagtaccacaataagcaccacagaaaccagtgaagccacctcaacaagTTCCACCAAAATCAGTGAagccacttcaacaagtaccacagacaccagtgcaaccaccgcaaaaaccagtgaaaccacctcaacaggtaccacagaaacccgtgaaaccacttcaacaagtaccaccaaaaccagtgaatccacctcaacaagcaccacaaaaaccagtgaacccacttcaacaattaccacagaaaccagcagaagtACCTCAataagcaccaccaaaaccagtgaacccaccccAACAAGCcccacagaaaccagtgagaccacctcaacaagtaccacaaaaaccagtgaacccacttcaacaagtaccacagaatccagtggaagtacctcaacaagctcCACGCAAACCACTGAAGCCACCACGTTcagaaccacagaaaccagtgaagacAACTCAACAAGTACcataaaaaccagtgaaaccacttcaacaggtaccacagaaaacAGTGAACCCAcgtcaacaagcaccacaaaagaCACTGAACCTACTTCAACAaggaccacagaaaccagcagaagtacctcaacaagcaccaccaaaaccaatgatcccacttcaacaagcatcacagaaaccagtgaacccacatcACTAAGCACCACGGAAACTGGTTTAACCAcgtcaacaagtaccacagaatcTAGTGAACcaccctcaacaagcaccacaaaaaccagtgaacccacttcaacaagcaccatggaaaccagtgaagccaccatgttcagtaacacagaaaccagcaacgccacctcaacaagtaccacaaaaaccagtgaaaccacttcaacaggtaccacagaaagcACTGAGCCCACCTCAACAAACACCACAAGAAACACAGATctcacttcaacaagtaccacagaaaccagtggaagcacCACAACAAGcacaacagaaaccagtgaaaacaCCTCAACAGGTACCGCAGAACCAGTGTACACACCTCAACaagcacaaaaaccagtgaacctacTTTAACAaggaccacagaaaccagtggaagtacctcaaaaaGCACCACCAAAACTAGTAAACCCACTTCAACAACTACCagagaaaccagtgcaaccacctcaacaagtaccacaaaaaccagtgaaaccacctcaacaagtaccactgaaaccactgaacccacctaaacaagtatcaccgaaaccactgaatccacctcaacaagcaccacaaaaaccagtgaacccacctcaacaagtatcaccgaaaccagtggaagtacctcaacaagcaccaccaaaaccagtgaacccacttcaacaagtaccacagaaaccagtggaagtacctcaacaagaaccaccaaaaccagtgaacccacttcaacaagtaccacagtaaccagtgaaaccacctcaacatccaccacaaaaaccagtgaaaccacttcaataagaaccacagaaaccagtgcaaccaccacaacaagtacaacagaaaccagtgcaagtaccacaacaagcaccatagaaaccagtgaagccacctcaacaggtaccacagaaaccagtgtacccacctcaacaagcataaaaaccagtgaacccacttcagcaagtaccacggaaaccagtggaagtacctcaacaagcaccaccaaaaccagtgaacccacttcaataagtacaacagaaaccagtgaaagtacCTCAATAATCAACACAGCAGCCAGCCAAACCACATTTGTTACgagagaaaccagtgaacccacctcaacaagtaccacaaaaaccagtgaaccaacatcaacaagtaccacagaaaccagtgcaaccacctcaacaagtaccactgaaaccactgaacccacctcaacaagtatcactgaaaccactgaacccacttcaacaagtaccacagtaaccagtgaacccacctcaacatccaccacaaaaaccagtgaacccacttcaacaagcaccatggaaaccagtgaagccaccaggttcagtaccacagaaaccagcaaagccacctcaacaagtacaacaaaaaccagtgaaaccacttcaacagTTATCACAGAATCCACTGAGCACACCTCAACAAACACCACAAGAAACACAGATACCACTTccacaagtaccacagaaaccagtggaagcaccacaacaagcaccacagaaaccagtgaagccacctcaacaggtaacacagaaaccagtgtacacacctcaacaagcacaaaaaccagtgaacctaattcaacaggtaccacagaaaccagtggaagtattttaaaaaagcaccaccaaaactagtaaacccacttcaacaagtaccacagaaaccagtgcaaccacctcaacaagtaccacaaaaaccagagaaaccacctcaacaagtaccactgaaaccactgaacccacctcaacaagtatcaccgaaaccactgaacccacctcaacaagcaccacaaaaaccagtgaacccacttcaacaaataCCACaggaaccagtggaagtacctcaacaagcaccaccaaaaccagtgaacccattcaacaagtaccacagaaaccagtgcaaccacctcaacatccaccacagaaaccagtgaacccaattcaacaattaccacagaaaccagtgcaaccacctcaacaagtaccacaaaaaccagtgaaaccacctcaacaagtaccacaaaaacgaGTGAAACCaactcaacaagtaccactgaaaacactgaacccacctcaacaagtatcaccgaaaccactgaacccacctaaacaagcaccacaaaaaccagtgaacccacttcaacaagtacaacaaaaaccagtggaagtacctcaacaagcaccaccaaaaccagtgaacccacttcaacaagtaccacagtaaccagtgaaaccacctcaacatccaccacaaaaaccagtgaaaccacttcaataagcaccacagaaaccagtgcaaccaccacaacaagtaccacagaaaccagtgcaagtaTCACATAAAGCAccatagaaaccagtgaagccacctcaacaggtaccacagaaaacagtgtacccacctcaacaagcattaaaaccagtgaacccacttcagcaagtaccacagaaaccagcggaAGTACCTCagcaagcaccaccaaaaccagtgaacccacttcaataagTACAACAGAAACAAGTGAAAGTACCTCAACAATCAACACAGCAACCAGCCAAACCACATTTGTTACGAGAGAAATcagtgaacccacctcaacaagtaccacaaaaaccagtgaaccaactacaacaagtaccacagaaaccagtgcaaacacctcaacaagtaccactgaaaccactgaacccacctcaacaagtatcactgaaaccactgaacccacctcaacaagcaccacaaaaaccagtgaacccacttcaacaagtaccacagtaaccagtgaaaccacctcaacgtCCACCACAAAAACCACTGAAATCACTTCAataagcaccacagaaaccagtgcaaccaccacaacaagtaccacagaaaccagtgcaagtaccacaacaagcaccacagaaaccagtgtacccacctcaacaagcataaaaatcagtgaacccacttcagcaagtaccacagaaatcagtggaagtacctcaacaagcaccaccaaaaccagtgaacccacttcaataagtacaacagaaaccagtgaaagtacctcaacaatcaacacagcaaccagccaaaccacatttgttacgagagaaaccagtgaacccacctcaacaagtaccacaaaaaccagtgaatcaacttcaacaagtaccaaagaaaccagtgcaaccacctcaacaagtaccacaaaaaccagtgaaaccaccaaaacaagcaccaccaaaaccagtgaacccacttcaataagtacaacagaaaccagtgaaagtacCTCAACAATCAACACAGCAACTAGCCAAACAACATTTGTTATGggagaaaccagtgaacccacctcaacaagtaccacaaaaaccagtgaaccaacttcaacaagtaccacagaaaccagtgcaaccacctcaacaagtcccacaaaaaccagtgaaaccacctcaacaagcaccacaaaaaccagtgagcccacttcaacaagtaccacagaaaccagtggaattaccagaacaagcaccaccaaaaccagtaaaaccacctcaacaggtaccacagaaaccactgAGCCCACCTCTATGAGAACCACAAGAAAcactgaacccacttcaacaagtaccattgaaaccagtgtacccacctcaacaagcacaaaAACCAGTTGAATcacttcaacaggtaccacagaaaccagtggaagtacctcaacaagctaCATGCAAACCAGTGAAGTCACCACGTTCAGAACCACAGAAGCAAGTGAAGCcacttcaacaggtaccacaTAAAACAGTGAACCCACCTCAAAAAGCACCACAAAAAACACTGAAcgcacttcaacaagtaccacagaaaccaatgGAAGTACCACAACAaacaccacagaaaccagtgaagccaccacAACAactaccacaaaaaccagtgaaaccacctcaacaggtaccactgaaaccactgaacccacctcaacaagtaccaccaaaaccactgaacccacctcaacaaccaCCACAAAAAGCAGTGAACCTACCTCAAcaattaccacagaaaccagtggaagtacctcaacaagcaccaccaaaaccagtgatcccacttcaacaagtaccacagaaaccagtacaaccacctcaacaagcaccacaaaaaccagtgaaaccacttcaacaggtaccacagacaCCAGTGCAACCACtgcaacaagcaccacaaaaaccagtgaacccacttcaacaaggactacagaaaccagcagaagtacctcaacaagcactaCCGAAATTAGTGATCCCACTtcaacaagcaccacagaaaccagtgaacccacatcaacaagcaccacagaaacccatctaaccacctcaacaagtaccattaaaaccagtgcaaccaccacaagcaccacagaaaccagtgaaagtccctcaacaagcaccacgcaaaccagtgaagccaccacgttcagtaccacagaaaccagcgaagccacctcaacaagtaccatgaAAACTAGTTATCCCACTTCATCCAGTACCACAGACACCAGTGAAAGACCCTCAACAAGCGCCACAAAAAACACTGAACACACTTCAACAATTACCCTaaaaaccagtggaagtaccacaataagcaccacagaaaccagtgaagccacctcaacaagTTCCACCAAAATCAGTGAagccacttcaacaagtaccacagacaccagtgcaaccaccgcaaaaaccagtgaaaccacctcaacaggtaccacagaaacccgtgaaaccacttcaacaagtaccaccaaaaccagtgaatccacctcaacaagcaccacaaaaaccagtgaacccacttcaacaattaccacagaaaccagcagaagtACCTCAataagcaccaccaaaaccagtgaacccaccccAACAAGCcccacagaaaccagtgagaccacctcaacaagtaccacaaaaaccagtgaacccacttcaacaagtaccacagaatccagtggaagtacctcaacaagctcCACGCAAACCACTGAAGCCACCACGTTcagaaccacagaaaccagtgaagacAACTCAACAAGTACcataaaaaccagtgaaaccacttcaacaggtaccacagaaaacAGTGAACCCAcgtcaacaagcaccacaaaagaCACTGAACCTGCTTCAACAaggaccacagaaaccagcagaagtacctcaacaagcaccaccaaaaccaatgatcccacttcaacaagcatcacagaaaccagtgaacccacatcACTAAGCACCACGGAAACTGGTTTAACCAcgtcaacaagtaccacagaatcTAGTGAACcaccctcaacaagcaccaccaaaaccaatgATCCCATTTCAACAAGcatcacagaaaccagtgaacccacatcACTAAGCACCACGGAAACTGGTTTAACCAcgtcaacaagtaccacagaatcTAGTGAACcaccctcaacaagcaccacaaaaaccagtgaacccacttcaacaagcaccatggaaaccagtgaagccaccatgttcagtaacacagaaaccagcaacgccacctcaacaagtaccacaaaaaccagtgaaaccacttcaacaggtaccacagaaagcACTGAGCCCACCTCAACAAACACCACAAGAAACACAGATctcacttcaacaagtaccacagaaaccagtggaagcacCACAACAAGcacaacagaaaccagtgaaaacaCCTCAACAGGTACCGCAGAACCAGTGTACACACCTCAACaagcacaaaaaccagtgaacctacTTTAACAaggaccacagaaaccagtggaagtacctcaaaaaGCACCACCAAAACTAGTAAACCCACTTCAACAACTACCagagaaaccagtgcaaccacctcaacaagtaccacaaaaaccagtgaaaccacctcaacaagtaccactgaaaccactgaacccacctaaacaagtatcaccgaaaccactgaatccacctcaacaagcaccacaaaaaccagtgaacccacctcaacaagtatcaccgaaaccagtggaagtacctcaacaagcaccaccaaaaccagtgaacccacttcaacaagtaccacagaaaccagtggaagtacctcaacaagaaccaccaaaaccagtgaacccacttcaacaagtaccacagtaaccagtgaaaccacctcaacatccaccacaaaaaccagtgaaaccacttcaataagaaccacagaaaccagtgcaaccaccacaacaagtacaacagaaaccagtgcaagtaccacaacaagcaccatagaaaccagtgaagccacctcaacaggtaccacagaaaccagtgtacccacctcaacaagcataaaaaccagtgaacccacttcagcaagtaccacggaaaccagtggaagtacctcaacaagcaccaccaaaaccagtgaacccacttcaataagtacaacagaaaccagtgaaagtacCTCAATAATCAACACAGCAGCCAGCCAAACCACATTTGTTACgagagaaaccagtgaacccacctcaacaagtaccacaaaaaccagtgaaccaacatcaacaagtaccacagaaaccagtgcaaccacctcaacaagtaccactgaaaccactgaacccacctcaacaagtatcactgaaaccactgaacccacttcaacaagtaccacagtaaccagtgaacccacctcaacatccaccacaaaaaccagtgaacccacttcaacaagcaccatggaaaccagtgaagccaccaggttcagtaccacagaaaccagcaaagccacctcaacaagtaccacaaaaaccagtgaaaccacttcaacagTTATCACAGAATCCACTGAGCACACCTCAACAAACACCACAAGAAACACAGATACCACTTccacaagtaccacagaaaccagtggaagcaccacaacaagcaccacagaaaccaatgaagccacctcaacaggtaacacagaaaccagtgtacacacctcaacaagcacaaaaaccagtgaacctaattcaacaggtaccacagaaaccagtggaagtattttaaaaaagcaccaccaaaactagtaaacccacttcaacaagtaccacagaaaccagtgaaaccacctcaacaagtaccacaaaaacgaGTGAAACCaactcaacaagtaccactgaaaccactgaacccacctcaacaagtatcaccgaaaccactgaacccacctaaacaagcaccacaaaaaccagtgaacccacttcaacaagtacaacaaaaaccagtggaagtacctcaacaagcaccaccaaaaccagtgaacccacttcaacaagtaccacagtaaccagtgaaaccacctcaacatccaccacaaaaaccagtgaaaccacttcaataagcaccacagaaaccagtgcaaccaccacaacaagtaccacagaaaccagtggaagtaccacaACAAGCACCATAAAAACCAGTGATgccacctcaacaggtaccacagaaaccagtgtacccacctcaacaagaataaaaaccagtgaacccacttcagcaagtaccacagaaaccagtggaagcaccacaacaagcaccacagaaaccagtgaaggaacctcaacaggtaccacagaaaccagtgtacacacctcaacaagcacaaaaaccagtgaacctaattcaacaggtaccacagaaaccagtggaagtacctcaaaaagcaccaccaaaactagtaaacccacttcaacaattaccacaaaaaccagtgaaaccacctcaacaagtaccactgaaaccactgaacccacctcaacaagcaccacaaaaaccagtgaacccacttcaacaagtaccacagaaaccagtggaagtacctcaacaagaaccaccaaaaccagtgaacccacttcaacaagtaccacagtaaccagtgaaaccacctcaacatccaccacaaaaaccagtgaaaccacttcaataagcaccacagaaaccagtgcaaccaccacaacaagtaccacagaaaccagtgaacaacttcaacaagtaccacagaaaccagtgcaaccacctcaacaagtaccactgaaaccactgaacccacctcaacaagtatcaccaaaaccactgaacccacctcaacaagctcCACAAataccagtgaacccacttcaacaagtagcacacaaaccagtggaagtacctcaacaagcaccaccaaaaccagtgaacccacttcaacaagtaccacagtaaccagtgaaaccacctcaacatccaccacaaaaaccagtgaatcCACTTCAataagcaccacagaaaccagtgc is a window of Carcharodon carcharias isolate sCarCar2 chromosome 33, sCarCar2.pri, whole genome shotgun sequence DNA encoding:
- the LOC121272223 gene encoding LOW QUALITY PROTEIN: mucin-22-like (The sequence of the model RefSeq protein was modified relative to this genomic sequence to represent the inferred CDS: substituted 1 base at 1 genomic stop codon), which produces MQTSEVTTFRTTEASEATSTGTTESTEPTSTNTTRNTDLTSTSTTETSGSTTTSTTETSENTSTAASQTTFVTRETSEPTSTSTTKTSEPTSTSTTETSATTSTSTTETTEPTSTSITETTEPTSTSTTVTSEPTSTSTTKTSEPTSTKTSATTSTSTTKTSETTSTSTTKTSETNSTSTTENTEPTSTSITETTEPTXTSTTKTSEPTSTSTTKTSGSTSTSTTKTSEPTSTSTTVTSETTSTSTTKTSETTSISTTETSATTTTSTTETSATSTTETSGSTSASTTKTSEPTSISTTETSESTSTINTATSQTTFVTREISEPTSTSTTKTSEPTTTSTTETSANTSTSTTETTEPTSTSITETTEPTSTSTTKTSEPTSTSTTVTSETTSTSTTKTTEITSISTTETSATTTTSTTETSASTTTSTTETSVPTSTKTSEPTSTSTTKTSEPTSTSTTETSATTSTSPTKTSETTSTSTTKTSEPTCTHLNKHKNQLNHFNRYHRNQWKYLNKLHANHTTKNTERTSTSTTETNGSTTTNTTETSEATTTTTTKTSETTSTGTTETTEPTSTSTTKTTEPTSTTTTKSSEPTSTITTETSGSTSTSTTKTSDPTSTSTTETSTTTSTSTTKTSETTSTGTTDTSATTATSTTKTSEPTSTRTTETSRSTSTSTTEISDPTSTSTTETSEPTSTSTTETHLTTSTSTIKTSATTTSTTETSESPSTSVPQKTVNPRQQAPQKTLNLLQQGPQKPAEVPQKALSPPQQTPQETQISLQQVPQKPVEAPQQAQQKPVKTPQQVPQNQCTHLNKHKNQ